The following are from one region of the Rhipicephalus microplus isolate Deutch F79 chromosome 1, USDA_Rmic, whole genome shotgun sequence genome:
- the LOC142766932 gene encoding uncharacterized protein LOC142766932: MTLLSIGNLLETPGCSFPLYNPYHWTVAHHWVTGDATNSTYEDMCSARNLTVILQDGGKFSLDSKALLLAYNATVQGTQCRYSVVSRNESAEIPDAEPILSPAQELPFGKEIDAEYVQVSCEASGKLLFTEYFLIPQPKQPLQDTNEPQLDEHPSSRKMSVLILGIDSTSRMNFNRLMKKTRKYIVEELGAFEFLGLNKVGDSSFPNQLPLLSGISGPDAESLFQSHNFDTFPLLWNTFKLEGYTTLFLEEMPYCGLFTYPNYLGFNRQPTSYYPEAVLRKMDEKGGSDRFCVGSRLKSKVLIRYLAEVLKLNSDSRMFSYVWLSDVTHNSLKGGEVIDRPLEEFFRELSDTGLLENTAVLFLSDHGNRIGPYRMTEIGRHEDKTPFCFLILPRRFLRGYPEAVVQLEVNQRRLITPYDLHATLLSLLKLPAFDPRPTNKGLNLFSAVPPERTCADAFIAPEFCACTDIARETTDLKVLTSFSHYAVSYINALATLHFPGKCVQWTLDSVDEASALGGRVAGKVLLRVQLTVTPTAHFEVYGTLYNDSFGEKHVDFVQRLEMYSNTTTCLPKSSWQKVCMCKPELLNISSSLQTPRM; encoded by the coding sequence ATGACTCTGCTTTCTATCGGCAACCTACTCGAGACGCCTGGATGCTCGTTTCCTCTCTATAACCCTTATCACTGGACGGTCGCTCACCACTGGGTGACAGGCGACGCTACAAATAGCACGTATGAGGATATGTGCTCTGCCCGCAACTTGACCGTGATCTTGCAAGACGGAGGCAAGTTTAGCCTGGACTCAAAGGCCCTCCTACTAGCCTACAACGCCACAGTTCAAGGTACCCAGTGTCGATACAGCGTTGTGTCCAGGAATGAATCGGCTGAGATACCGGACGCAGAACCTATCCTAAGCCCTGCGCAAGAGCTACCTTTCGGCAAAGAAATCGACGCAGAGTACGTGCAGGTGTCGTGCGAGGCTAGTGGCAAGCTGCTTTTCACCGAATATTTTCTTATTCCCCAGCCGAAGCAGCCGCTGCAAGACACGAATGAACCGCAGCTAGACGAGCATCCGAGTAGTCGCAAGATGAGTGTCCTAATTCTAGGGATAGACTCGACCTCCAGGATGAACTTCAACCGCCTCATGAAAAAAACCCGCAAGTACATCGTCGAAGAACTGGGTGCTTTCGAATTTCTCGGCCTCAATAAGGTCGGCGACAGCTCGTTTCCCAACCAGCTTCCGCTTCTCTCCGGAATTTCTGGTCCCGATGCCGAAAGCTTGTTCCAGAGCCACAACTTCGATACTTTCCCTCTCCTGTGGAACACGTTTAAGCTCGAGGGCTACACGACGCTATTCCTCGAAGAAATGCCATATTGCGGTTTGTTCACCTACCCGAATTACTTGGGATTCAACCGACAACCAACCAGTTATTACCCTGAAGCTGTGTTGCGGAAAATGGATGAGAAAGGAGGCAGTGACCGCTTTTGTGTTGGTTCCCGCTTGAAGTCGAAAGTTCTCATCCGGTACCTGGCTGAGGTGTTGAAATTGAACAGCGACAGTCGCATGTTTTCGTACGTCTGGCTCTCCGACGTGACGCACAATAGCCTGAAGGGTGGCGAGGTCATCGACCGACCCCTTGAAGAGTTCTTCAGAGAACTGTCCGACACCGGTCTCCTCGAGAACACCGCCGTTCTTTTCCTCAGTGACCACGGGAACCGCATCGGCCCGTATAGAATGACCGAGATCGGTCGACACGAAGACAAGACTCCCTTCTGTTTCCTCATACTACCCAGGCGTTTTTTGCGAGGATATCCGGAAGCGGTGGTTCAGCTGGAAGTTAACCAGCGGCGTCTCATCACTCCTTATGACCTTCACGCCACGCTGCTTAGCTTACTGAAGCTGCCCGCTTTCGACCCGCGGCCAACGAACAAGGGACTCAACTTGTTCAGCGCTGTACCACCGGAGAGGACCTGCGCGGACGCCTTTATAGCTCCTGAGTTCTGCGCCTGTACGGATATCGCAAGGGAGACAACGGACCTTAAAGTACTGACATCGTTCTCTCACTACGCTGTGTCCTATATAAACGCGCTGGCTACGCTTCACTTTCCGGGCAAGTGCGTCCAGTGGACTCTCGATAGCGTGGACGAGGCCTCCGCTCTTGGCGGTCGCGTGGCCGGCAAGGTCCTGCTTCGTGTGCAGCTGACTGTAACGCCAACGGCTCACTTCGAAGTTTACGGGACTCTTTACAATGATTCTTTCGGTGAGAAGCACGTGGACTTCGTGCAGAGGTTGGAAATGTACAGCAACACGACCACGTGTTTGCCAAAAAGCTCGTGGCAGAAGGTGTGCATGTGCAAGCCCGAGTTATTGAACATTTCATCGTCGTTGCAAACACCCCGTATGTAA
- the LOC142766925 gene encoding uncharacterized protein LOC142766925 → MADGFLQLPGCTLPLYDLQRSIDGDGSEVSDSNYESMCLARKPTVIKQDKNRLNLLEDRLLDGYNVSAKELLCFYREVVRNTSCLVPDTNPALSPPRRLVFGRPLHEEYIQVTCEVKKAKLFVEYFLVPQGRERAALNSSSKKIEDYLNILILGIDSTSSLNFRRRMAQTRGYLMEEMGAFEFLAFNKVGDSSFPNQISLLSGFAASEIEEVLKRSYSNKIPLLWNVYQAMGYTTLFMEEMPHYGLFTYPNQIGFKVTPTDYYPVSILRLMDEKGGVERFCMGSRLKSKVLIKYLGDVLKLNDRSRTFSYVWLSDVTHNHVKGITLLDEPLFTFFKDLSNRGVLDTTVVLLLSDHGARYGSTRRSELGRFEDKTPFCFLALPKRFLSEHPEVAARLETNQRRLITAYDLHATLLSLSSLPSFSANHTRHGLNLFANIPANRTCAGASIPPQFCACLGAHSEQRNHPATLEFARYAIAYMNALAEFHFPGKCVTWRLDHVQKSFFISNYYFSNQSTEHIALHVLLRTVPLAHFEVYGTFPNAAKSSQSNTSSPRVDFVQRLDRYSEWTWCLPKSAWHKICMCRTRA, encoded by the coding sequence ATGGCAGATGGTTTCCTCCAACTGCCAGGGTGCACGCTTCCCTTGTACGATCTTCAACGATCGATCGATGGTGACGGCTCCGAAGTCAGCGACTCCAATTACGAGTCGATGTGTTTGGCAAGGAAGCCCACAGTGATAAAGCAAGATAAGAACCGGTTAAACCTTCTGGAAGATCGCCTTCTGGACGGCTATAACGTGTCGGCCAAGGAACTGCTCTGTTTTTACCGAGAAGTGGTTCGTAACACGAGCTGCCTCGTTCCGGACACAAACCCAGCCCTCAGCCCTCCAAGACGCCTGGTCTTCGGACGCCCTTTGCACGAGGAATACATCCAGGTGACATGCGAGGTGAAAAAGGCGAAGCTTTTTGTCGAATACTTCCTTGTTCCTCAAGGAAGAGAAAGAGCCGCTTTGAACTCATCTTCAAAAAAAATCGAAGATTATTTGAACATCCTCATTTTGGGCATTGATTCCACCTCGAGCCTCAACTTCAGGCGTCGCATGGCACAGACGAGAGGTTACCTAATGGAAGAAATGGGTGCATTCGAGTTCCTCGCTTTCAACAAGGTCGGTGACAGTTCTTTTCCAAACCAGATCTCACTGCTGTCAGGATTCGCGGCCAGCGAAATAGAAGAGGTGTTAAAGCGAAGCTACTCCAACAAAATACCGCTACTTTGGAACGTGTACCAGGCAATGGGTTACACGACGCTGTTCATGGAGGAGATGCCACACTACGGTCTGTTTACTTATCCGAACCAAATTGGATTTAAGGTGACGCCAACCGACTACTACCCAGTCTCCATTCTGCGACTAATGGACGAAAAAGGTGGAGTAGAACGCTTTTGTATGGGTTCCCGGCTTAAGAGCAAGGTACTCATTAAGTACCTCGGGGACGTTTTGAAGCTGAACGACCGCTCGAGAACCTTCTCGTACGTGTGGCTGTCGGATGTGACCCACAACCACGTCAAAGGAATCACCCTCTTGGATGAGCCACTCTTCACATTCTTCAAGGATCTTTCGAACAGAGGGGTCCTTGATACCACTGTCGTGCTCCTTCTAAGCGATCATGGGGCTCGCTACGGGTCGACCCGCCGCAGCGAGCTCGGAAGGTTTGAGGACAAGACGCCATTTTGCTTTCTGGCGCTCCCAAAGCGCTTTCTCAGTGAACACCCCGAAGTGGCCGCAAGGCTGGAAACTAATCAACGTCGGCTCATCACCGCCTACGATTTGCACGCGACACTGCTTAGCCTGTCTTCCTTGCCCTCGTTCTCTGCCAATCACACCCGCCATGGCCTCAACCTCTTCGCTAACATTCCTGCCAACAGGACGTGCGCTGGCGCATCTATACCACCGCAGTTCTGCGCCTGTCTCGGCGCTCACAGTGAACAGCGGAATCACCCTGCGACACTGGAGTTTGCTCGGTACGCCATCGCTTACATGAATGCACTGGCCGAGTTCCACTTTCCGGGGAAGTGCGTCACCTGGCGACTAGACCACGTACAGAAGTCTTTCTTCATCAGTAACTACTACTTCAGTAACCAGTCTACTGAACACATTGCGCTTCACGTTCTCTTACGCACGGTACCATTAGCGCATTTCGAGGTATACGGCACTTTTCCAAACGCTGCAAAATCTTCCCAGTCAAACACGTCGTCTCCACGAGTAGATTTTGTGCAAAGGTTGGACAGGTACAGTGAGTGGACTTGGTGCCTGCCCAAGAGTGCCTGGCATAAAATCTGCATGTGCAGAACTCGTGCGTGA